The DNA region taatttattcttacttttttttattcaaaaaatttgaaaaaaatataataataaaaattataattatgaaaaattaacaagaataataaaaaataagttgtgtttcTTATTAGTGTCTCTTTGTCCTTTCTGTTAGGATGGATACAAAATATACTAACTCAGTGTATCTGGACACAATGTCTTTGTCAACGTCGTATCTgccaaacacgattttgtgtgTCTGTACCATGACTAGTACATACTACTAGTTCCTTAGTTTTAGTTTTAATGCAATGCAAATTTAATATTCAGTTCTAAACACAAGTCTTCATCTCTTTTTTTTCTAATTCGTCTGTGCTACAAATTCTGTTCTCAGTATTGTTTCTTGCTGCACAAGTATTCAGTCCAGTCATTAGACCCACTACAATTCATTTAATATTAAGCATTGCAGTGTCTAGAAACTAGATTTTAAGACAGTTTGATTTCaataatgcatttcttaatggagatTTGCATCACACCATATATATGAAGCAACCAATTGGCTTTGAACAATCCTCTTCTAAACATGTATGTAAACTAAATAAATCATTATATGGCTTAAAACAAACCCCTAGAGAATGGCTCAATAAGCTTAGCACAACTCTAACATCTTTTGGTTTTCAAAGTACAAAATCCGATACTTGTTTATTTGTTAGGAATACTTCAAATTCAATATCATCACTGGCAGTGATGCTTATGAAGTGGATTCTATGATACACTCTCTTGATAAAGTCTTCTCTTTAAAAGATCTTGATGAGTTAGATTATTTCTTCGGCATAGAAGTTCACAAAACTGATTTTGGAAATTTGCATCTTTCACAAACAAAGTGCATTCATGATCTTTTATCTAAAATTGGCATGGATGAGGCTAGTCCTATGCCAACACCAATGGTTTCTTCCCTTCAATTAATGTCTACAGGTTCAGAAAGTTTTGAAGATCCTAAACTATATAGAATAGTAGTAGGTTCCTTGCAGTATTTGACCATCACACGCTCACATACATCATATGCAGTCACTAAAATTTGTCAATTCATGCATTTTCCATTGCTGGCTCACTGGAAAGCAGCAAAAGGGCTCACTGAAAAGCAGCAAAAGGGTACTTCGATATCTTCGAAGAACCAAGGATTACGGATTGTTGATTCGAAGAACCAACTATATTGTGATAACATGAGTACTATTTTATTAACAGCTAATCCCGTGCTGCATAATCGCACTAAACACTTCCAATTGGATGCGCAAATTATTCGAGACAAGCTTCAGACAAATTCTTTTCACATTATTCACATCCCAAAGATTGGATCAGATTGCAGATATCTTGACTAAACCTTTATCTGCTAGTATTTTTGATAGGCTGAAACCCAAGCTTCGAGTGTGTTCAAGACCTCACTCGAGTTTGAGGGGGTATTAGGAGTACAAAGTCTAATGTCAAGATTCAAGAATAGAATGTTCAAGATTAGTTATTATGGTTAGATCAGTTTGGTTAGTTAGAATTGAGTTAGTTAAATACTAGTTTCAGCAGAGTAAAAACAATGTATATATATGACTTGTAATGCTTagatttgccttttttttttttgtagtaatAGATAAAAGGAACAGAAGATAATGAATGAGAAATGATAACGACACCTTCAAATTCATAACATCACTtctttttaattatacttttttatCTTCTTTCAAAACTATTTCCAATtcttaatttattatatcaacattttctcatattttcttttaccatatccataaaaaattaaaaattatggataattttagaaaaaaaatcaaatatataattaaaagatagtGTAATCAATTTAAAAGTGACATTATCACCCCCTAAtaagtaaacaaaaataaaacaaagaaataacATTAAGGACTATAATACAAACAGCAATTTTAACGAATATAAATGCTTTTCTACTTCACACTTCCATTGATGGATCACTCAATTGAGATGGAAATAACAATCAGTAATTCAGCAACTAGAGGGGGTCACAGGAACAATCCTCCaagataaagaagaaaaaagaaaagggaaaaataaaaaattactttacaATTATGTCAAACACAGCGTGgcatttgttacaaaatatatattggaACCAGCATATAAACCAATTGGGCAATGGTTATTTATCCCAAACAGCCTTCAAAACTAAACCATTAAGGTGCAAGCACTTGGCTGAGTTCTCCTGTGTAAAAAGGCCAAAGTGAAGGTGCAGAAACTCTCACATTATGATGCAGTTGCACTTTGACTCGAGCTTGGGGGGCGGCTTCGTACTATCAACCTCGTTAGGAATGCCGACATTCCGCATGAAAGGCTCGTTGATATTTTCGTCGTTTTCGGTTATTTTTCCCGGAGGGGGTTTGACATCAGTTTCCAACTTCCTTTGCCTGGCTGCTGCTTTGTGGGATTTCAAAGAGCGCTTGCCAATGGTCCGGCTGCGAGTTTCCTTCCTATCAGAATTGGGTTTCCCCAATACTGTCACTGTTGGCTCAGAACCTTCAAATGGGTCAGAGAATTCCTTTTCCATTGCCATTGTTGCAGCCTGATATGCAAGATCATGGACAATAGAGCTGCAAAAAAGTATGGTATCGGTCGCCTCTTCGAGTGTCAGGCTTCTTGTGTTCCCTGGACCTTGACACTCCACTGTTACTGTTGATCCCTCTGCCATAAAACAATAAAGAACAATTAGAAATTGGGCATGTATTCATTTTGACTGATTTCAGTGGAAAAATAGACTACAACTTTGCAAGCACCAAGTAGAGAAGCAGAAATATTTTCACAACAGCAAACTCCATGAACTTGTTCCAAGTTATGGCTCCTCCTCAGCATCAACCTCTATCCCcaacaaaagaaaagaactaCAAGTTTATATATAGTGCTTGGCAATTCTCGTACAGCACTTATGAGACACAATCAGAGATATGTAATATTCAAAAAGTAGCATAGAAGCACTCCAAAACAACAGAATCTGCATTTAATATAATGCCTCTAACATCCGAAAAGCACAAATGCATGGGCATCAAAATTAAAATCCCTAAACAAAGATATGGAACATCACCCCGAAATGTCGTCATTTATTTTACATTTGAGGAAATATTGAGGAAATACATCAAGAAACGATCTCTCAAAACATTATAATTTTTAACTACCTACCAAGATTCAATATTGAACAGCATTAGATCATATCATATTATTGCCTCAATATCTCACTTTACCAACTTTTGTACTTTAGAAGAGCCAAATCACTCATGATAGTATCAAATAAAgcaaattcaagaattgttttttcttctcataaactTCTAAATATTACCACACCACAAACCCTGAAGTATGTGCGTGAGGCCAATAGGAGTGATCTAGTGATGAGGGATTTGATTAGTATGCATCAGATTTTCGGTTCAAACCTTATCATCTCAAACAAACCAAAATGAATTATGTGCATAAGTACATCTTGGAGAGGAAAAGTAGGAATATGGGAAGCATGCATTTTCATCTCAGTCACTTATTTGCAATATCTTTTCATTTGTCATCTCAATGCAAAAAAATGTCATACCTATGCCATGGGAATAGTCAGAGGCATTCATCTCTGAAACAGAAGCTGTAACACAATCATCGGAAGGATTTTGGGCACGAGGTTCCTGAAACTCATCCGGGAAACTCTTTGATAATTGGGAAAGATCTTCATTCACTGTGCCAGTATTGTTCTCAGAATTCCCTTCTATTTCTGTTTCTGTAATTGTAGAACTGTTAGTAGCAAAAAAAGAATCCTGCACATCCTCTTTCTCATCAAAGGATGACTCTGAAACCTTGACTAATGTTTCTGTATTTGGTACACTCCTTTCGGTATCTTGATGGTCTTCAACATTTTCATGTGAAATACAATCCCGAATATTTGGAAATGAAGCGACTGAATTGTCTTCAGACTGAACACCAGCAGTCTGGCTCAAAGATTCTGAAGCACTTTTTACTCTGCCCTCATCatcaatttcaaatttattttcctCAACAATTGATCTTATAGAAGATGCATCAATTACATCCGTCACTGCATTTTCTGAAGCTAATCTTTCTTGCAGAACTTGGGATGTGTCCTCCACAGAGCGACATTCTGTTTTGCGGTAATTATCATGAGTTGCGAGATCTAATCCATGGTGAGAATGGTTTGAGGTTCCAGAGAAAGATGAACCAGCACTAGGAGCCTTGATCCTCAAGTCATATCCACAATCTACGTCTAGTTTCCTGCTACTCAACTGCCTTTGACCACGAAACTCTGTCTGTCTAGTTGAGCTAAAATCAACCGATGACGAGGCAGAACAACTACCTTGCCTTGTTGAGCTTCTAATACTGGTTACACTGTCCCTTGAAAAAGACAGATCATCATAAGAAATTCTTGAGGCAGAAAAAGACCTGCCCTGAATTACAGTTCCTTTGTGGCTGTTCGACCTTTTCAGCAATACAGAAATACCAGCACCTTCTGTGAAGTCCACTTTCAAATTTGGCTGCTCGCTGTTGTTCAATTGCTGATCACCAAATTCCTCATGAGACTTGCAATCAACTTCTGACTGGTTCATTTCTAGTGGGGTTGTAGACACCTGCCCATCTACCTGTGTCAGTGAACCAACAAGAGATCTGCTTTGTGAGTGATCCTGGATTTGTTCACTGCATGATGTTTGACTTTCCTCAGCTTCCTGTTCACCATGGGGAAACCTCAAATTAACTGCATCAGTTTCTTGTGGCAGTTTAGAAGTAACATTTGATGAGCTTGTTGTAGctgatgcttcttcttcttcaggccTGTTTCTAGAAATTCCTGAAGAATCTTCGGGTACAGTCAAAGCTGTCTCAAGTATGATGGCTTTCAAAACTCTGGTCTTCTTTCTGCATTCTGGACAAATCCCAATATTCTTCTCAACTTCATCCGGTGCCTCGTAAGAGCAACCACAATGAGAACAGATTGCTGTATTTTCGAAACTACCAGTTTCAGAATTGTCACCCATGAGGAGGGAAGCTTCTGAGCCTTCATTGACTACAATGTCAATACCACCATGATAAACAGGCTCTGGAGATACAGTTGAACCAAGAACCTTAAGTCCTCTAGTTTCGTTGTGCACGACATCAATTGCTTCTGTATTGGTCTGATGCTCAACATTGGCatttaatttatcaattttatcaAAGGCAAACACTTCTTCATGAATATCAGGGTATAGTATCTTGTCAGTTTCACTAGCCATATCATCTTGATTGTGGTCACTCCCTTCAATATCTAGTGCAAAACCTGTACCTTGATCAGAGCTTGCGTTGCTGCTAGTAGTGACAGAGGAATTCCTAGATACAAGGGAGCGTTGGGCTGAATTTCCTTTTCCAACATAAAAGGTTGTACTTGGAACACTTGATAAAAGTGGCCGGAACATGTTTTGAGGACTTTTTCTATCCTGCATAGGATTTGAAAGgtaattataaaaataagtaGATTTGTTACATCCAAAAAGAAAAGTGCATTCGAGAAGAAATCATGGCAAAAGGGGGATTTATTTGTTGGTGCAAGAATGTGACAGCAGGGGGGGACTCAATTGTGACTCTATATGAAGCTATTAGCATACAGTAGTTTGTTCAATCAAGGTCAATTAAAAATACATGCACATAGGAAAGACCACATGCTGCAGAAATCAAGCAAAAAATAACAATTATAGCACTAGAGAATATGTAAAGATACATAAAAACAACGATAACTTCAAAATTGTCGTTGAAGGAGGTACAGAAGGATGGTTAAGTTTCCATTTTATATTGCTTCAGTTACAtgcacgtgtgtgtgtgtgtgtgtgtgtgtgtgtgtgtgtgtgtgtgtgtgtgtgtgtgtgtgtgagagagagagagagagagagagagagagagagagagagttcacgTTTCTTCAGGGATTACTACCCTAAAAGTATCAACTTCTAACTGGCATGAAAAATTAACACATTTCGTTTAAAAAAGTAACACTGTTCAATAGGAGAATTAGATAAACATACCATTTGCCGGAAAGCAGAGTCAAATGATGATCTTTTAGGAGCAGAATTAGGGGAAACAATCCTGGCTGATTTCTTGGAAAAGGTAGGAGTTCTGTTTGTTGAAAATGAACCAGCCCTTCGGGAATCCAGTGTGTCTAAGCTACCCACTGGGATGGACTGCAAAGAGTCTAGATCATCATCTCCAGATGATGCCACAGAACCTTTGCTCAGTGAGCTAAACTGATCTCGATCATGACTATAAAACGAGCTACTGCTCCTAGAAGCAGTTGGTGACATCGATTGCCTACTGAATGCTGGAGATGAACCCCTACCATTTCTGGATGCCGGAGATGAACCCCTACCATTTCTGGATGCCGGAGATGAACCCCTACCGTTTCTGGATGCCGGAGATGAACCCCTCACATATGATGAAGGTCGATCGGCCAATGATGTACGAAGATTGGGAGGTGCTTCAGAAGAGAATCCAGGAATATTAGTTTGCCATGCCCTTATTTTTGGTGATGCAGAATTTCCACGATTTGTCTTCACTGGTGAAGTCCCCCTCTTCCCCGATGAGACTACATGACCACTAGAGCCGGTACTCATCCTCCGGGGAGTAGTAATGGAAGACCTAGAAGCAGGTGTCATGGGTTTATTTGGTGGTGGAGATGGTCTTCTAGACGGAGTCCCATACTGTGAAATTGGGGTTGGACTGGAATTTGGCAATGACGATGGCCTTCCCCTTGATTGCAGTGTGTTAGCTCCAGAACGAGGGGAGGGACTTAAACGATTTGGACTTGCACGATTAGGACTTGCACGATTAGGGCTTGCACTGCCCCTACTGCTTCTATAACTTTTCTCCATCTGATAGATGAGGTGGTCATCCAGCATAAGATGCTTGATAAGTAAAAGCACAAAAAACATTTTTCAAGATGAGAAAAAGAATTCGAGAGGAACCTTTTTCTTCCTGAAACATATAACTGTGTATAAGCTTAACTACAAATGTATTCAAAGCTCACCGTAGAAGATCTTGATATGGAAATAGGTTTACTCTGAGGCCTTCCTCTGCTGGGAATATTCAATGGTGGTTGTTCATCATCTAATGAAGGAAACAGTGGTGTGTCTGGGGGTGTCAATAACCTTTAGAAATGAATATATAGACTGACATCAGTGAACTAAGCAGTGATGACCAGAAATTGACTAATCTCAAGCTTTGTGATCAAGAAGCTTGAATTATTGTCCAACCAAGTAAATGAATTGGAATGCATAAAAAATGACAATAGTAAATAGTAAGAAAATTCAATGTGATTTGGCAATGTAGAGTACCAAATTAGGAATGCTACTCACCAATCATAGTCATTCTTGTCGCCATCAGCATTAAGCAAGTCACTAGTTTGACCTCGACCCGGAATGGAGATTCCAAGGTTGACATCAGAAAAATGTCTCAACTTGGTAGCTGTAAAATAAAACACACAACAAAGAGGAAACAAATGCATGAACATTACATTACACAAAGGCAGAACCCAAAAATAAACACAATGTTCCCTTAGGGAATGTTTGAGTTAAGAGTTTGGAGGGGAAACGAGGGTTTTGAAGGAGTTGTAGCGTAAAATTTATAACTACAAGACTTCCATTACCCCTCACTTTttcctgtaaaaaaaaaaaactaacaaacatcCCTTAGGATCTCAGTATAGGAAATTACGGAATGAGTCTTCCAAGTCGTCGGACAGTTGAAGCAAAAAATTCTCCCTTTCTCTGGTCTGCATTTCACTAAACAAAGCAAGATCGTCATCTTTCTCCCTTAAGAGCAATCCTCCTTCGAGGCTGCGGCCCCGCTTGTGACCATCTGTTCTTGGCTCCCTCCCAGGAGAGTATCTCATCACTGGGGAGGCCGGCATTTCCACTACCTAGTTCAGTGCAAGACCAAATCACCTCAACCTCAAGCTCTCCATCAAAACAAAACTCAAAATCCCTCTATACCCAATGAGCAACCCTTGACCTTTAATTAAGCTCAACCCTACAATAAATTCAAGCCCCAACAATCAATCATTTACAAcccaaataaatgaataaaacaaaaaatttcttCCTACATTTTTGTTATATGCTCATTCTTCAATAGATTAATAATCTAATTGCTTCTCTAATTACCCAATACTACACAGTATCATGCAGCAGACTGTGACTTGAGTCAACAAAACCCCATTATctcaaaataaattaaagcaaattCAGATTACCAATACAGTGACTCAACGGAACAACTGTGCCATTCAAAATGCAATGCGTAAACACTATTAACACGCATCAAACATCCCAGAAAACCCCCAAAATTTGACACCTCCActccctaaaaccctagaacaTTAGCCAGCAACAGATCCCAATTGTGGGGTTCAAATTGAGACCAAAGAATTGAACTTTGGAAACCTAAAAAGCCACCATTGaggttggaaaaaaaaaaaaaaaaaacaaacaacaaaaatCAGAAACAGGTAGTGGAATTTGACTTACCGAAACTCCTCCCAAGTCAAAATTGGGTTGAAAATATAAGAGCTTGGTGAAAGAGTACAGAAACTAGAAAGAGTAGGGTGCGTTTAAAGATCCCAAAGTCAAGttcagaaaattaaaaaaacaaaaaataacaataaaaaaaaaaacagagcttAAATGCGAATTATAATGCGACGAATGTTGTATGAGACACTCGGATCTATAGCATTCATGAGTCTTCACTCTTCTCCCAAACACCAAAGTACAGatcgaaaaagaaaaacaaataagtGATCCAACGGTTACAACAAACTCAcacacacaaaataaaataaaaatatatataatattaaaaataaaatataaaagaaaaatgtccTGTTCTTATATAACGATGCAAAAacgaaattaaattaaacaattattattattaagaattATGGTAGTGAAATTTGAGAATAATACCCAAAACCTTTGTTGTCGTTGGATTTTGCTGCTTACCTCTCTCAACAGCAAGTGTCcaaccttttttttattattttctttttttttctttttctttttgtggcTTCTTTTTCTGCCTTTCTTAGTTGTACAGATCAGGTGAGATGTCTAAGCATATAAATTATTTACTAAAAAAGTAGTATAATATaacaaaatggatttttttttaaaggaaagggaaattatattaatttcctttgatttagtttcttaaaGAAGTAAACAtaggccaatgagtaatagcttaaatgacataatcttttcgtactcaattaagaggttgcgaattcgagtctcttatctttggtaaaaaaataataataaacatagGATTAGAactagaaaaataagaaaagcagattattttatatatttggattggatataattataaaaataattttgaccagtattattttataaatatttaaatatagatCATGTATGTtaagttataaatttaattattttgttaatctaTATAATTTTACCAACTTTTTAATTTGTGAgtaatagttttaaaatttataacttaatttttatattagataaaaatttatagttagattcttattatttattattaaaagattATATAATAATCTTAACATATTTGATTTTAGAACGTTTTATACTTCATgtttaatcaaatataaaaataaattaaattttttatttaaacaaagtttaaaactataaaaatctaattaaaa from Arachis hypogaea cultivar Tifrunner chromosome 10, arahy.Tifrunner.gnm2.J5K5, whole genome shotgun sequence includes:
- the LOC112715043 gene encoding uncharacterized protein isoform X2; this translates as MPASPVMRYSPGREPRTDGHKRGRSLEGGLLLREKDDDLALFSEMQTRERENFLLQLSDDLEDSFPTKLRHFSDVNLGISIPGRGQTSDLLNADGDKNDYDWLLTPPDTPLFPSLDDEQPPLNIPSRGRPQSKPISISRSSTMEKSYRSSRGSASPNRASPNRASPNRLSPSPRSGANTLQSRGRPSSLPNSSPTPISQYGTPSRRPSPPPNKPMTPASRSSITTPRRMSTGSSGHVVSSGKRGTSPVKTNRGNSASPKIRAWQTNIPGFSSEAPPNLRTSLADRPSSYVRGSSPASRNGRGSSPASRNGRGSSPASRNGRGSSPAFSRQSMSPTASRSSSSFYSHDRDQFSSLSKGSVASSGDDDLDSLQSIPVGSLDTLDSRRAGSFSTNRTPTFSKKSARIVSPNSAPKRSSFDSAFRQMDRKSPQNMFRPLLSSVPSTTFYVGKGNSAQRSLVSRNSSVTTSSNASSDQGTGFALDIEGSDHNQDDMASETDKILYPDIHEEVFAFDKIDKLNANVEHQTNTEAIDVVHNETRGLKVLGSTVSPEPVYHGGIDIVVNEGSEASLLMGDNSETGSFENTAICSHCGCSYEAPDEVEKNIGICPECRKKTRVLKAIILETALTVPEDSSGISRNRPEEEEASATTSSSNVTSKLPQETDAVNLRFPHGEQEAEESQTSCSEQIQDHSQSRSLVGSLTQVDGQVSTTPLEMNQSEVDCKSHEEFGDQQLNNSEQPNLKVDFTEGAGISVLLKRSNSHKGTVIQGRSFSASRISYDDLSFSRDSVTSIRSSTRQGSCSASSSVDFSSTRQTEFRGQRQLSSRKLDVDCGYDLRIKAPSAGSSFSGTSNHSHHGLDLATHDNYRKTECRSVEDTSQVLQERLASENAVTDVIDASSIRSIVEENKFEIDDEGRVKSASESLSQTAGVQSEDNSVASFPNIRDCISHENVEDHQDTERSVPNTETLVKVSESSFDEKEDVQDSFFATNSSTITETEIEGNSENNTGTVNEDLSQLSKSFPDEFQEPRAQNPSDDCVTASVSEMNASDYSHGIEVDAEEEP
- the LOC112715043 gene encoding uncharacterized protein isoform X1, producing MPASPVMRYSPGREPRTDGHKRGRSLEGGLLLREKDDDLALFSEMQTRERENFLLQLSDDLEDSFPTKLRHFSDVNLGISIPGRGQTSDLLNADGDKNDYDWLLTPPDTPLFPSLDDEQPPLNIPSRGRPQSKPISISRSSTMEKSYRSSRGSASPNRASPNRASPNRLSPSPRSGANTLQSRGRPSSLPNSSPTPISQYGTPSRRPSPPPNKPMTPASRSSITTPRRMSTGSSGHVVSSGKRGTSPVKTNRGNSASPKIRAWQTNIPGFSSEAPPNLRTSLADRPSSYVRGSSPASRNGRGSSPASRNGRGSSPASRNGRGSSPAFSRQSMSPTASRSSSSFYSHDRDQFSSLSKGSVASSGDDDLDSLQSIPVGSLDTLDSRRAGSFSTNRTPTFSKKSARIVSPNSAPKRSSFDSAFRQMDRKSPQNMFRPLLSSVPSTTFYVGKGNSAQRSLVSRNSSVTTSSNASSDQGTGFALDIEGSDHNQDDMASETDKILYPDIHEEVFAFDKIDKLNANVEHQTNTEAIDVVHNETRGLKVLGSTVSPEPVYHGGIDIVVNEGSEASLLMGDNSETGSFENTAICSHCGCSYEAPDEVEKNIGICPECRKKTRVLKAIILETALTVPEDSSGISRNRPEEEEASATTSSSNVTSKLPQETDAVNLRFPHGEQEAEESQTSCSEQIQDHSQSRSLVGSLTQVDGQVSTTPLEMNQSEVDCKSHEEFGDQQLNNSEQPNLKVDFTEGAGISVLLKRSNSHKGTVIQGRSFSASRISYDDLSFSRDSVTSIRSSTRQGSCSASSSVDFSSTRQTEFRGQRQLSSRKLDVDCGYDLRIKAPSAGSSFSGTSNHSHHGLDLATHDNYRKTECRSVEDTSQVLQERLASENAVTDVIDASSIRSIVEENKFEIDDEGRVKSASESLSQTAGVQSEDNSVASFPNIRDCISHENVEDHQDTERSVPNTETLVKVSESSFDEKEDVQDSFFATNSSTITETEIEGNSENNTGTVNEDLSQLSKSFPDEFQEPRAQNPSDDCVTASVSEMNASDYSHGIEGSTVTVECQGPGNTRSLTLEEATDTILFCSSIVHDLAYQAATMAMEKEFSDPFEGSEPTVTVLGKPNSDRKETRSRTIGKRSLKSHKAAARQRKLETDVKPPPGKITENDENINEPFMRNVGIPNEVDSTKPPPKLESKCNCIIM